A region from the Ichthyobacterium seriolicida genome encodes:
- a CDS encoding GWxTD domain-containing protein → MYRLLCLIVFLQLCSCNSANPYLDKINTKIENTFNSRKKNITTEPKYKVFHISNTESRLYYKVWNGMFLYKKEANKKNYKSSASLKIQISLIDNIDIVKHEKTIDLSKSKKKINPNTYISGHLDLNIDRGKDYLFTISLEDNNRNYTNKITLHVDKTDKNSKENFMILDSLENICFDNFITAEKIKIKTPNSREKIFISSYPIDQRVSTPPYHIDTVSINMERDTVNTVFSDSMLTFEKIGLYHLQRDTTMLSATSVLKSYEGYPLIARKENIALPLIYILQKEEIEEILASENSKSSAEKYWLNISNGKAQTARKLIMTYYNRVEYVNRKFSNTKEGWKTDRGMLYIVFGPPSTIVKRIDQEIWIYGKENTSLPIEFVFDMVKNHLNETEYIIKRGNSYKEIWDIALETWRSGNIFDEQEIIIVQENYELEQQNRNMTQRLRF, encoded by the coding sequence ATGTATAGATTATTGTGTTTAATAGTTTTTCTACAATTGTGCAGTTGCAATAGTGCTAATCCTTATCTGGATAAGATAAATACTAAGATTGAAAATACTTTTAACAGTAGAAAAAAAAATATAACTACAGAACCGAAATATAAAGTATTTCACATTTCAAATACTGAGAGCAGGCTCTATTACAAAGTGTGGAATGGAATGTTTTTGTATAAAAAAGAAGCGAATAAAAAAAATTACAAATCAAGTGCCAGCCTGAAAATACAAATATCTCTAATTGACAATATTGATATTGTTAAACACGAAAAGACAATAGACTTGTCTAAATCAAAAAAGAAGATAAATCCAAATACCTATATAAGTGGACATCTAGACTTGAATATAGATCGTGGAAAGGATTATTTATTTACAATTTCTTTGGAAGACAATAACAGGAATTACACTAACAAAATAACACTTCATGTAGATAAGACGGATAAAAACTCTAAAGAAAATTTTATGATTCTAGATAGTTTAGAAAATATCTGTTTTGATAACTTTATAACTGCTGAAAAAATTAAAATTAAAACACCAAATTCTAGAGAAAAAATATTTATCAGTTCTTATCCTATAGATCAAAGAGTATCTACACCGCCTTATCACATAGATACGGTCTCTATTAACATGGAAAGGGACACTGTAAATACTGTTTTTTCAGACAGCATGTTAACTTTTGAAAAAATAGGTCTTTACCACTTACAAAGAGACACTACTATGTTATCGGCAACTTCTGTTTTAAAATCATATGAAGGCTATCCCTTAATAGCTAGAAAAGAAAATATAGCTCTCCCTTTAATCTACATACTCCAAAAAGAAGAGATAGAAGAAATCTTAGCAAGTGAAAATTCTAAATCTTCAGCTGAAAAATATTGGTTAAACATATCTAATGGGAAAGCACAGACAGCACGAAAGCTAATAATGACTTACTACAATAGAGTAGAATATGTCAACCGCAAATTTTCTAACACAAAAGAAGGGTGGAAAACAGATAGAGGTATGTTATATATAGTATTTGGCCCTCCCTCTACAATCGTTAAAAGAATAGATCAAGAGATATGGATATATGGAAAAGAAAACACCTCTCTACCTATAGAATTTGTCTTTGATATGGTCAAAAACCATTTAAATGAAACAGAATACATTATTAAGAGAGGAAACAGCTATAAAGAGATTTGGGACATCGCTTTGGAAACTTGGAGATCTGGCAATATATTTGATGAGCAAGAAATCATAATAGTCCAGGAAAACTACGAACTAGAACAACAAAATAGAAATATGACACAAAGATTAAGATTTTAA
- a CDS encoding metallophosphoesterase family protein, protein MKKILLLSDTHGHIDNTVIKYAKMSDEIWHAGDIGDIKVTDQLKNIKPIRGVFGNIDDHIIRREFPLHNRFFCEKISVWITHIGGYPNRYHSSIRDEINNNPPKLFICGHSHILKVMHDKKLDLLHMNPGAIGKVGFHRVRTMLSFIIDGDDIQKLQVIEIPRDV, encoded by the coding sequence TTGAAAAAAATTCTATTGTTATCAGATACTCACGGCCATATAGACAACACTGTTATAAAATATGCTAAAATGTCTGATGAAATTTGGCACGCTGGTGATATTGGAGATATAAAAGTAACTGATCAACTGAAAAATATAAAACCTATTAGAGGAGTATTTGGCAATATAGACGATCATATAATACGAAGAGAATTCCCTTTGCATAACAGATTTTTTTGTGAAAAAATAAGTGTGTGGATAACTCATATTGGAGGATACCCAAATAGATATCACAGCAGCATACGAGATGAGATAAATAATAATCCTCCTAAATTATTTATATGTGGACACTCTCATATTCTTAAGGTAATGCACGATAAAAAATTAGATCTTTTACACATGAATCCAGGAGCCATAGGAAAAGTTGGATTTCACAGAGTTAGAACTATGCTGAGTTTTATAATAGATGGAGATGATATACAAAAATTACAAGTGATAGAAATACCTAGAGACGTATGA
- the pyrE gene encoding orotate phosphoribosyltransferase: protein MSLNDEIALKTADLLLDSKAVKISTQQLFTFSKMDIKSPMYCDNRLILSDVNSREQIKRFIVEVVKEKFTNIDIIAGVATGAIAMGVLVAQELGLPFVYVRSEQKKHGTKNQIEGSLPKGARVLVVEDLISSGTSSLNAVRALKDVGSKVLGVMAVFSYGFKISKDNFSAENCELLTLTNCDIVLKRAIQKKYIIGEDIEKIKKWKDSCSK from the coding sequence ATGTCATTGAATGATGAAATCGCTCTAAAAACTGCAGATTTGCTCTTAGATTCCAAAGCGGTGAAGATATCTACCCAACAGCTTTTCACCTTTAGTAAAATGGATATAAAATCACCTATGTATTGTGATAATAGACTTATACTGTCAGATGTAAATTCTAGAGAACAAATAAAGAGATTCATCGTAGAGGTAGTAAAAGAAAAATTCACAAATATAGATATTATAGCTGGAGTAGCTACAGGTGCCATAGCTATGGGGGTTTTGGTAGCCCAAGAATTGGGCTTGCCTTTTGTGTATGTACGCTCTGAACAAAAAAAACACGGGACAAAAAATCAAATAGAAGGTTCTCTCCCTAAAGGTGCAAGAGTATTAGTCGTAGAAGATCTTATAAGCAGTGGAACTAGTAGTTTAAATGCCGTTAGGGCTTTGAAGGATGTCGGTTCTAAAGTATTAGGTGTAATGGCCGTATTCTCTTATGGCTTTAAGATATCAAAAGATAATTTTTCTGCTGAAAACTGTGAATTACTAACTCTAACAAATTGCGATATTGTATTGAAAAGAGCCATACAGAAAAAATATATAATAGGTGAAGATATAGAAAAGATAAAAAAATGGAAAGACTCTTGTAGTAAATGA
- the ribB gene encoding 3,4-dihydroxy-2-butanone-4-phosphate synthase, with protein sequence MHKLDSIEEAIEDIKQGKIIIVVDDENRENEGDFVAAADMATPEMVNFMSKHGRGLICTPLLEERCAELDLHLMVGKNTDPKETAFTVSVDKAGDGCTTGISASDRSKTIKSLVDINTKSEDLIRPGHIFPLRAKKGGVLRRTGHTEAAVDLAKLAGLTPAGVLVEIMNDDGSMARLPDLFDIAKKFDLKIISIEDLVAYRMKHDSLIEQLDSFDISIKYGKFKLLVFQQTTNEKIHFAFIKGTWTEDETVLVKVYSAINNDFLTLIKSSDSDMSQIDRAFKKIEDQGKGVFIYINQTEDTISINNKINALKNDEIDLLKEDEKDFGIGAQIIHSIGLSKIKILTKKATKKTTKKVGLIGYGIEIVENVEY encoded by the coding sequence GAAAATAGAGAGAATGAAGGGGATTTTGTAGCTGCAGCAGATATGGCGACTCCTGAAATGGTAAACTTTATGTCAAAACACGGCAGGGGACTTATATGCACTCCACTATTAGAAGAACGATGTGCAGAATTAGACCTTCATTTGATGGTAGGAAAAAATACAGACCCTAAAGAGACGGCTTTTACTGTTTCTGTAGATAAGGCCGGAGATGGTTGCACTACGGGAATATCAGCTTCTGATCGTTCCAAAACCATAAAATCTCTAGTAGATATAAACACTAAAAGTGAAGACTTGATCAGGCCAGGACATATATTTCCTCTAAGAGCTAAGAAAGGGGGCGTTCTCAGGAGAACAGGTCATACAGAGGCAGCAGTAGATTTAGCCAAACTAGCAGGGCTGACGCCCGCTGGAGTTTTAGTAGAAATAATGAACGACGATGGAAGTATGGCCCGATTGCCAGATCTGTTCGATATCGCAAAAAAATTTGATCTAAAAATAATATCTATAGAGGATTTAGTCGCATACAGGATGAAACATGATTCCTTAATAGAACAATTAGACAGCTTTGATATATCTATCAAATACGGAAAATTTAAGCTCTTAGTCTTTCAGCAGACTACTAATGAAAAGATCCACTTTGCCTTTATAAAGGGGACGTGGACAGAAGATGAAACGGTATTGGTGAAAGTATATTCTGCTATAAACAACGATTTTTTAACCTTGATAAAATCATCTGATTCAGACATGTCCCAAATAGATAGGGCCTTTAAAAAAATAGAAGATCAAGGGAAAGGAGTCTTTATTTATATAAATCAAACTGAAGATACTATCTCTATAAATAACAAGATAAATGCCTTAAAAAACGATGAGATAGATCTCTTAAAAGAAGATGAAAAAGATTTTGGGATAGGTGCCCAAATAATACACAGCATAGGTCTGAGCAAGATAAAAATATTAACCAAAAAAGCGACTAAAAAAACAACTAAAAAAGTGGGCTTGATAGGTTATGGAATAGAAATAGTAGAAAATGTAGAGTACTAA